The following proteins are co-located in the Burkholderia sp. HI2500 genome:
- a CDS encoding MlaD family protein yields the protein MENKSHAFWAGLFTIALTLAIAGTVFWFNVDRTVRVPYDLLARTNVTGLFPDAAVRFRGLDVGKVQSIGFDRTHPGQIRIRILVDHDAPITQSTYGSLGFQGVTGIAFVQLEDTGRDLAPLPSSPKAIAQIPMRPSLFDQIQERGDVLLRQLELAAKSANALMSPEMREQLRATAESLQHAADGAATLTKQLGPAVTALPETMHEVNRAMASANTLLQPNGPLVSNLNKAGTAAEQISVALNGLNTRVQYDTLPRFNALAGSVGDASRQLKDVAGELGRNPRSLLFGSPGAAPGPGEPGFVWPGATAGQ from the coding sequence ATGGAAAACAAATCACATGCGTTCTGGGCCGGCCTGTTCACGATCGCGCTGACGCTCGCGATCGCGGGCACCGTGTTCTGGTTCAACGTCGACCGCACCGTGCGCGTGCCGTACGACCTGCTCGCGCGCACCAACGTGACGGGGCTGTTTCCGGACGCGGCCGTGCGCTTTCGCGGCCTCGACGTCGGCAAGGTGCAGTCGATCGGTTTCGATCGCACGCATCCGGGCCAGATCCGGATCCGCATTCTCGTCGACCATGACGCGCCGATCACGCAGTCGACCTACGGCAGCCTCGGCTTCCAGGGCGTGACGGGCATCGCGTTCGTGCAGCTCGAGGACACGGGCCGCGACCTGGCGCCGCTGCCGTCGTCGCCGAAGGCGATCGCGCAGATCCCGATGCGGCCGAGCCTGTTCGACCAGATCCAGGAGCGCGGCGACGTGCTGCTGCGGCAGCTCGAACTGGCCGCGAAGAGCGCGAATGCGCTGATGTCGCCCGAGATGCGCGAGCAGTTGCGCGCGACCGCCGAAAGCCTGCAGCACGCGGCCGACGGCGCCGCCACGCTGACGAAGCAGCTCGGCCCGGCGGTCACTGCGCTGCCGGAAACGATGCACGAGGTGAACCGCGCGATGGCGTCGGCGAACACGCTGCTGCAGCCGAACGGGCCGCTCGTGTCGAACCTGAACAAGGCCGGCACGGCCGCCGAGCAGATCAGCGTCGCGCTGAACGGTCTCAACACGCGCGTGCAGTACGACACGCTGCCGCGTTTCAACGCGCTCGCCGGCAGCGTCGGCGACGCATCGCGGCAATTGAAGGACGTGGCCGGTGAACTTGGCCGCAATCCGCGCAGTCTGTTGTTCGGTTCGCCCGGCGCGGCGCCGGGGCCCGGCGAGCCGGGCTTCGTCTGGCCGGGTGCGACGGCCGGGCAGTGA
- a CDS encoding MlaE family ABC transporter permease, producing MDFETPPGLSVDAGSQGQTVRLYGQWTALALARNRGAVARRIASIASGHVSEWDLSGIERLDHVGGQALWRVWGRKLPAGVALSVTQRTIFERIERLDSEREAPERVVRFGPITRLGFMLFTFGEHLKGGIAMFGLVILDALSVLRRPKTMPWKETSANIYSAGAQALPITALVAFLIGIVLSYLSAQQLQMFGANRYIVNILGLSVIRELGPVLSAILVAGRSGSAITAQIGVMRVTEELDAMRVMGIPHGLRLILPRVLALGIAMPLLVMWTNIIALTGGALAAKLVLGIDVNYFVRSLPGVVPIANLYIGVGKGVVFGMLIALVACHFGFRIKANSQSLGEGTTTSVVTSITVVILADAVFAILFQNVGLG from the coding sequence TTGGACTTCGAGACTCCTCCCGGCCTGTCGGTCGACGCCGGCAGCCAGGGCCAGACGGTGCGCCTGTACGGCCAGTGGACCGCGCTCGCGCTTGCACGCAATCGCGGCGCGGTGGCGCGCCGTATCGCGAGCATCGCGTCCGGGCACGTGAGCGAATGGGATCTGTCCGGCATCGAGCGGCTCGACCACGTCGGCGGCCAGGCGCTGTGGCGCGTGTGGGGCCGCAAGCTGCCGGCCGGCGTCGCGCTGAGCGTGACGCAGCGCACGATCTTCGAGCGCATCGAGCGGCTCGACAGCGAGCGCGAGGCGCCCGAACGGGTGGTGCGCTTCGGCCCGATCACGCGCTTGGGCTTCATGCTGTTCACGTTCGGCGAACACCTGAAGGGCGGTATCGCGATGTTCGGCCTCGTGATCCTCGATGCATTGTCGGTGCTGCGCCGCCCGAAGACGATGCCGTGGAAGGAAACCTCGGCGAACATCTACAGCGCCGGCGCGCAGGCGCTGCCGATCACCGCGCTCGTCGCGTTCCTGATCGGCATCGTGCTCAGCTACCTGTCCGCGCAGCAGCTGCAGATGTTCGGCGCGAACCGCTATATCGTGAACATTCTCGGGCTGTCGGTGATCCGCGAGCTCGGCCCGGTGCTGTCGGCGATTCTCGTCGCCGGCCGCTCGGGTTCGGCGATCACCGCGCAGATCGGCGTGATGCGCGTGACCGAGGAGCTCGACGCGATGCGCGTGATGGGCATCCCGCACGGGCTGCGGCTGATCCTGCCGCGCGTGCTCGCGCTCGGCATCGCGATGCCGCTGCTCGTGATGTGGACCAACATCATCGCGCTGACGGGCGGCGCGCTCGCCGCGAAGCTCGTGCTCGGCATCGACGTCAACTATTTCGTGCGCTCGCTGCCGGGCGTCGTGCCGATCGCGAACCTGTACATCGGGGTGGGCAAGGGCGTCGTGTTCGGCATGCTGATCGCGCTGGTCGCCTGCCATTTCGGCTTCCGGATCAAGGCGAACTCGCAGAGCCTCGGCGAAGGCACGACCACGTCGGTCGTGACGTCGATCACGGTCGTGATCCTCGCCGACGCGGTGTTCGCGATCCTGTTCCAGAACGTGGGGCTCGGATGA
- a CDS encoding ABC-type transport auxiliary lipoprotein family protein, whose translation MQEHAMPRILDRALRPAAAALAVLTLSLAAGCAGNSAVLSNVRYDLGPATSVVTAGSGPALKVLDVAAPDALDSDKFAYRLAYVDAQHVAAYRDSRWTAPPAQLLTQRLRGALSSRGTVLEGSDGVRAPTLKVDLNEFEQVFDGQSQSHGAVTARATLMLDGKVLGQRTFVARAPSSTPDAAGGARALATASDQLVSQIAAWVGMQAYAGTP comes from the coding sequence ATGCAGGAACACGCCATGCCACGAATCCTTGACCGCGCGCTGCGTCCCGCCGCGGCCGCGCTTGCCGTGCTGACGCTGTCGCTCGCGGCCGGCTGCGCCGGCAACAGCGCGGTGCTGTCGAATGTCCGCTATGACCTCGGGCCGGCCACGTCGGTCGTGACCGCAGGCTCGGGCCCCGCGCTGAAGGTGCTCGACGTCGCCGCGCCCGACGCGCTCGACTCCGACAAATTCGCCTACCGCCTCGCATACGTGGACGCGCAGCACGTGGCCGCCTATCGCGACAGCCGCTGGACCGCGCCGCCCGCGCAATTGCTCACGCAGCGGCTGCGCGGCGCGCTGTCGTCGCGCGGCACGGTGCTCGAAGGCTCCGACGGCGTGCGCGCGCCGACGCTCAAGGTCGACCTGAACGAATTCGAACAGGTGTTCGACGGCCAGTCGCAGAGCCACGGCGCCGTCACCGCACGCGCGACGCTGATGCTGGACGGCAAGGTGCTCGGCCAGCGCACGTTCGTTGCACGCGCACCGTCCAGCACGCCGGACGCGGCGGGCGGCGCCCGCGCGCTCGCGACGGCGAGCGACCAGCTCGTGTCGCAGATCGCCGCGTGGGTCGGCATGCAGGCGTACGCGGGCACGCCGTGA
- a CDS encoding ABC transporter ATP-binding protein, with the protein MNASNETTAHAAAIGAGSVGTRPAAAADGGDLVIEVRNLTKRYGRNIIHQKLDFDVRRGEIVSIVGGSGSGKTTLVRQILGLERPTSGTIKVFGEDTATIDDASARMMRTRSGMLFQQGALFSSMTVFDNVAQPLRELGRVPPDLLHDIVMLKLEMVGLPCKHASKMPAALSGGMVKRVGIARAIALEPELLFLDEPTAGLDPQASDEFVELIATLHRTLGLTVVMVTHDLDTMVALSTRVAVLADRKVLVAAPVEEAANVDHPFIHEYFLGLRGRRALQALPPERRAKLPKAALEPALSSVEL; encoded by the coding sequence ATGAACGCATCGAACGAAACGACCGCGCATGCCGCGGCCATCGGCGCCGGCTCGGTCGGCACCCGGCCGGCCGCGGCGGCCGACGGCGGCGACCTCGTGATCGAGGTGCGCAACCTGACCAAGCGCTACGGGCGCAACATCATTCACCAGAAGCTCGACTTCGACGTGCGGCGCGGCGAGATCGTGTCGATCGTCGGCGGCTCGGGCTCCGGCAAGACCACGCTCGTGCGGCAGATCCTCGGCCTCGAGCGGCCGACGTCGGGCACGATCAAGGTATTCGGTGAAGATACCGCGACGATCGACGACGCGAGCGCGCGGATGATGCGCACGCGCTCCGGGATGCTGTTCCAGCAGGGCGCGCTGTTCTCGTCGATGACGGTGTTCGACAACGTCGCGCAGCCGCTGCGCGAGCTCGGCCGCGTGCCGCCGGACCTGCTGCACGACATCGTGATGCTGAAGCTCGAGATGGTCGGGCTGCCGTGCAAGCACGCGTCGAAGATGCCGGCCGCGCTGTCGGGCGGGATGGTCAAGCGGGTGGGCATCGCGCGCGCGATCGCGCTCGAGCCTGAACTGCTGTTCCTCGACGAGCCGACGGCCGGCCTCGATCCGCAGGCGTCGGACGAATTCGTCGAGCTGATCGCGACGCTGCACCGCACGCTCGGGCTGACCGTCGTGATGGTGACGCACGATCTCGACACGATGGTCGCGCTGTCGACGCGCGTCGCGGTGCTGGCCGACCGCAAGGTGCTGGTCGCCGCGCCGGTCGAGGAGGCCGCGAACGTCGACCATCCGTTCATCCACGAATATTTCCTGGGGCTGCGCGGGCGCCGCGCATTGCAGGCGCTGCCGCCCGAGCGGCGCGCGAAGCTGCCGAAGGCGGCCCTCGAACCGGCGCTGTCGAGCGTCGAGCTGTAG
- a CDS encoding tetratricopeptide repeat protein, whose protein sequence is MQPIRTMRPAETGLAAAARRLLRAKLPPAALLAAAAVTVAAVVAAAGLRGGGPAPSAAQLDEWQAMVTQATEPHALAQLRTLARRGSGDAQAALGIALVDAREPGLRDEGRGWLETAAAADGKADAPAARRAQLALGKALLLGSSDMPKDYARARTLLGEAAAQGDPAAAYYLGLIYRSGYGVAADPVQAAHWFDVASRADIPAADFMLANAYREGSGVPRDEARALALYRRAAEHELPEAVQTLAMAYRNGELGLKPDADEFHAQWIETAHALKHPVVAP, encoded by the coding sequence ATGCAACCGATCCGGACGATGCGGCCGGCCGAAACCGGCCTCGCCGCCGCCGCGCGGCGCCTGCTGCGCGCGAAACTCCCGCCGGCCGCGCTGCTCGCGGCGGCGGCCGTGACCGTCGCGGCCGTCGTCGCGGCAGCCGGCCTGCGCGGCGGCGGCCCCGCGCCGAGCGCCGCGCAGCTCGACGAGTGGCAGGCGATGGTCACCCAGGCCACCGAGCCGCATGCGCTCGCGCAGTTGCGCACGCTGGCGCGCCGCGGCTCGGGCGACGCGCAGGCGGCGCTCGGCATCGCGCTCGTCGACGCGCGCGAACCGGGGCTGCGCGACGAGGGGCGCGGCTGGCTGGAAACGGCCGCGGCGGCAGACGGCAAGGCCGACGCGCCCGCCGCCCGGCGTGCGCAGCTCGCGCTCGGCAAGGCGCTGCTGCTCGGCAGCAGCGACATGCCGAAGGACTACGCACGCGCCCGCACGCTGCTCGGCGAAGCGGCCGCGCAGGGCGACCCGGCCGCCGCGTATTACCTCGGGCTGATCTATCGCAGCGGCTACGGCGTCGCCGCCGATCCCGTGCAGGCCGCGCACTGGTTCGACGTCGCGTCGCGCGCGGACATCCCGGCCGCGGACTTCATGCTCGCGAACGCGTACCGCGAAGGCAGCGGCGTACCGCGCGACGAGGCGCGCGCGCTGGCGCTGTATCGCCGCGCCGCCGAGCACGAACTGCCGGAAGCCGTGCAGACGCTCGCGATGGCCTATCGCAACGGCGAACTCGGGCTCAAGCCCGACGCTGACGAGTTCCACGCGCAGTGGATCGAGACCGCGCATGCGCTGAAACACCCGGTCGTCGCGCCGTAA
- a CDS encoding bifunctional 2',3'-cyclic-nucleotide 2'-phosphodiesterase/3'-nucleotidase: MRLPLLSRRRVPAIAALASLAFILAACGGDDVTSPPATPPAAQAPVGTTATLALLETTDLHTNVLSYDYFKLAADNSLGFERVSTLIAQARAQYPNTLLLDNGDTIQGTALSDYQALVKPVGCDQTLAIYKVMNAAKFDGGGIGNHEFNYGLPYLSQVTGNTFEVDGLPAPAQQKKCAGPNFPQVLANVISAKTNAPLFTPYTILTRTVTATTPDGKTVSAPVKIGIIGFTPPAIMNWDKRWLDGKVYTTGLKEAAEKYIPEMRAKGADLVVAISHGGLDNSAYSPTMENGSWWLSKVTGIDAMLIGHSHQVFPDANSTVSQFNLPGVDKVKGTVNGVPTVMANYWGKHLGVIKLGLKFDGKTWSVDKSQTTVEARPIQNADKSYVAADPSVSAAIAAEHQATIDYVKTPIGSTDYRMNSYFADVGDPGAIQIVNEAQADYVKTYVQANLPQYASLPVLSVSAPFKSGFGGGTDYTDVAPGALAINNAADLYLYPNTVYAVKVSGADVKNWLETAAKRFNRIDPTKATVQPLVSTFPGYNFDMFTSADLAYEIDVTQPVGSRIKNLTYKGAAIDPNAQFIVATNNYRASGGGNFPGLDGSKTIFASPDANRDVLIAFVKKRGAITRVADGAQRSWRFTKLASSVAHVQFASAPNRLGDAAAAGLTGITQVAADDGSGKNLATYEIDLTQ, translated from the coding sequence ATGCGTCTTCCCCTGCTTTCCCGCCGTCGCGTGCCGGCGATCGCCGCGCTCGCCAGCCTCGCCTTCATCCTCGCCGCCTGCGGCGGCGACGACGTCACCTCGCCGCCCGCGACGCCGCCGGCGGCCCAGGCGCCCGTCGGCACGACGGCCACGCTCGCCCTGCTCGAGACGACCGACCTGCACACCAACGTGCTGTCGTATGACTATTTCAAGCTCGCCGCCGACAACTCGCTCGGCTTCGAGCGCGTGTCGACGCTGATCGCGCAAGCGCGCGCGCAGTATCCGAACACGCTGCTGCTCGACAACGGCGACACGATCCAGGGCACCGCGCTGTCGGACTACCAGGCGCTCGTGAAGCCGGTCGGCTGCGACCAGACGCTCGCGATCTACAAGGTGATGAACGCCGCGAAATTCGACGGCGGCGGGATCGGCAACCACGAATTCAACTACGGGCTGCCGTACCTGTCGCAGGTGACCGGCAACACGTTCGAGGTCGACGGCCTGCCGGCGCCGGCCCAGCAGAAGAAGTGCGCGGGCCCGAACTTCCCGCAGGTGCTCGCGAACGTGATCAGCGCGAAGACCAACGCGCCGCTGTTCACGCCGTACACGATCCTGACCCGCACCGTGACCGCGACGACGCCGGACGGCAAGACGGTCAGCGCGCCCGTGAAGATCGGCATCATCGGCTTCACGCCGCCCGCGATCATGAACTGGGACAAGCGCTGGCTCGACGGCAAGGTCTATACGACCGGCCTGAAGGAAGCCGCCGAGAAGTACATTCCGGAGATGCGCGCGAAGGGCGCCGATCTCGTCGTCGCGATCTCGCACGGCGGCCTCGACAATTCCGCGTATTCGCCGACGATGGAGAACGGCAGCTGGTGGCTGTCGAAGGTGACCGGCATCGACGCGATGCTGATCGGCCACTCGCACCAGGTGTTCCCGGACGCGAACAGCACCGTGTCGCAGTTCAACCTGCCGGGCGTCGACAAGGTCAAGGGCACCGTCAACGGCGTGCCGACCGTGATGGCCAACTACTGGGGCAAGCACCTCGGCGTGATCAAGCTCGGCCTGAAGTTCGACGGCAAGACGTGGAGCGTCGACAAGTCGCAGACGACCGTCGAGGCGCGGCCGATCCAGAACGCCGACAAGAGCTACGTCGCGGCCGATCCGTCCGTGTCCGCCGCGATCGCCGCCGAGCACCAGGCGACGATCGACTACGTGAAGACGCCGATCGGCTCGACCGACTACCGGATGAACTCGTACTTCGCCGATGTCGGCGATCCCGGCGCGATCCAGATCGTCAACGAGGCGCAGGCCGACTACGTGAAGACCTATGTGCAGGCGAACCTGCCGCAATACGCGTCGCTGCCGGTGCTGTCGGTCAGCGCGCCGTTCAAGAGCGGCTTCGGCGGCGGCACCGACTACACCGACGTCGCGCCGGGCGCGCTCGCGATCAACAACGCGGCCGACCTGTACCTGTACCCGAACACAGTGTACGCGGTGAAGGTGAGCGGCGCCGACGTGAAGAACTGGCTCGAAACGGCCGCGAAGCGCTTCAACCGCATCGACCCGACCAAGGCGACCGTGCAACCGCTCGTCAGCACGTTCCCCGGCTACAACTTCGACATGTTCACGTCGGCCGATCTCGCGTATGAAATCGACGTCACGCAGCCGGTCGGCAGCCGGATCAAGAACCTGACGTACAAGGGCGCGGCGATCGACCCGAACGCGCAGTTCATCGTCGCGACCAACAACTACCGCGCGAGCGGCGGCGGCAACTTCCCCGGCCTCGACGGCAGCAAGACGATCTTCGCGTCGCCCGACGCGAACCGCGACGTGCTGATCGCGTTCGTCAAGAAGCGCGGCGCCATCACGCGCGTGGCCGACGGCGCACAGCGCAGCTGGCGCTTCACGAAGCTCGCGAGCTCGGTCGCGCACGTGCAGTTCGCGTCCGCGCCGAACCGCCTCGGCGACGCGGCGGCGGCCGGCCTGACCGGCATCACGCAGGTCGCGGCCGACGACGGCTCGGGCAAGAACCTGGCCACCTACGAAATCGACCTCACGCAATGA